The following DNA comes from Erigeron canadensis isolate Cc75 chromosome 3, C_canadensis_v1, whole genome shotgun sequence.
GAAGACACATAAGGTAGTACTATAACCAGATAAAgtacaacttatactacaaaaTAATCTTGAACACAAAGAATGCTAACATCTCCAATAGATTTACTAGCAATCaaagaaacataaaacaaataaatctaTTTCTTAGCATAGGTGATCAACATAGGGCTTTCAGGATTTATCTTGAACCCTTGGAGGCTATGCATAGCAAGAGTCGCCTGCATCTCATCTCCATACTCTATGAAAGCAATGCCTGGCTTAGCTTCCACCATTCTTACTTCCTTGAAGCCTTGGTGTTGGCCGAACAGCATTTGCAGCATCATCGGTGTAGTTTGATGAGGAAGATTTTGGATGAACAAAATGCTGTTTGGTGGGGCTGGTGCCTCAGGCATCCCAGACTTAGCACCACCAACATATGGTATTTGTGATAGCTGCACCAAAGGTAAGAGGCAAATTATTAAGTAATCATTTTGGCGTAACTATACAGCTAAGTATACAAAAAAGACTTAATTAACACTATAAAAGGAAACATGCTTACCGGAGGAGGAGCACCATATGCACCCGCATAAGCAGGATTAACACCAATTGCTGCTTGATTTGCATCATGTTGACCCTTCCGCTTCTTCCCTGTTACATAAAAACATCATAACCAAGTACCAACGGTAAGAACATAATAGGCATCCAAAAGGATTGTCTACCGTAGCACAACTTCTCTCCTTACTCAGAGAAATTTTGGTCAATATAGGTCACACGAAACTAATTTTAAGCAGAGAAATATCCATGGGGAAGAATATAATTTGacaccataataaaaaaaaaatctataactATTGGATGTCCTTCTGGACAATTATACACAGACTATTCTATTTCACAGTCGAGTAAATCCATTGTAGGTATTTAACATCTCTGGTTGACTGGTTGtgaacttacttgtatagaaatttTCTATACAGAAGTTTCAATGTATAGGTCAACCTTTTGTTATGTCTAATGAACAGCtgaacggaaaaaaaaaaaaataataagggaGGCAAACTTGACCAAAACTTCAAAAAGCAGGTTAGCCTGGGCATTTATCGATATTTTTTAGGTTTGGTTTGGCAAAAACTTAAACTGCACAACGGGTCATGCAGGAAAACCGGGGACAGGCCTAACACCGGATTGTCAGACAATCAACAGCGAAGAGGAGAAACTTAAGAAGAGAAATGCACAATAAAGTAGTCAATTATCATCAGCAGTGTCATAACCGCTTATGCACCTCCACCACCGTAAGCAGCAACACATAAATAAGAATATCAATCgcactatatatttataattccAACCCAAAACCTATATTCAACTTAAACCTAAGAACATGAATCATAGATAAAAACCTAAA
Coding sequences within:
- the LOC122592971 gene encoding U1 small nuclear ribonucleoprotein A, which translates into the protein MAEMAVGGGDAPPNNTIYINNLNEKTKIDELKKSLQAVFSQFGKILEILAFKTLKHKGQAWVVFEDVSSATTALKQMQGFPFYDKAMRIQYAKTKSDVIAKADGTFVPRERRKRHDEKGKKRKGQHDANQAAIGVNPAYAGAYGAPPPLSQIPYVGGAKSGMPEAPAPPNSILFIQNLPHQTTPMMLQMLFGQHQGFKEVRMVEAKPGIAFIEYGDEMQATLAMHSLQGFKINPESPMLITYAKK